One region of Vescimonas fastidiosa genomic DNA includes:
- a CDS encoding transporter substrate-binding domain-containing protein: protein MKNLKKALCLLLAVLMTVSLLAACGKKNDDNADGKKVFTVGIDAEYPPFSYLGDDGSYTGFDIEVAQAACDLLGWEMKVFPVNWDQKLTQLDAKECDCIWSGMTILDSMKEAGYTLSAPYYDNTQVIMVKEGSDIKSSADLAGKVVAVQLGTSGDTLLSEGGDLESLTATFKSLIRSDSFLKCFTELSGGAVDAVIVDKPVATAYADKNAGFTILSEELGAEQYGIAFRADDKELCASIEGAVKTLVDNGTYAKIAEKYPDIVNNLLFLN, encoded by the coding sequence ATGAAAAACCTGAAGAAAGCTCTGTGCCTGCTGCTGGCAGTGCTGATGACCGTTTCCCTCCTGGCCGCCTGCGGCAAGAAGAACGATGACAACGCCGACGGCAAGAAAGTCTTTACCGTTGGCATCGATGCCGAGTATCCCCCCTTCAGCTATCTGGGCGATGACGGCAGCTACACCGGCTTCGACATTGAGGTAGCCCAGGCCGCCTGCGACCTGCTGGGTTGGGAGATGAAGGTCTTCCCCGTCAACTGGGATCAGAAGCTGACGCAGCTGGATGCTAAAGAGTGCGATTGCATCTGGTCCGGCATGACCATCCTCGACAGCATGAAGGAAGCCGGCTACACCCTCTCCGCCCCCTACTATGACAACACTCAGGTCATCATGGTCAAGGAAGGCAGCGACATCAAATCCTCTGCCGATCTGGCCGGTAAGGTCGTAGCCGTGCAGCTGGGCACCTCCGGTGACACCCTGCTCAGCGAGGGCGGTGATCTGGAGTCCCTGACCGCCACCTTTAAGTCCCTGATCCGCAGCGATAGCTTCCTCAAGTGCTTCACTGAGCTGAGCGGCGGCGCCGTGGATGCCGTCATCGTGGATAAGCCTGTTGCTACCGCCTATGCCGATAAGAACGCCGGCTTCACCATCCTCTCCGAGGAGCTGGGCGCCGAGCAGTACGGCATCGCCTTCCGCGCCGATGATAAGGAGCTGTGCGCCTCCATCGAGGGTGCCGTCAAGACTCTGGTGGATAACGGCACCTATGCCAAGATTGCCGAGAAGTATCCCGACATCGTCAACAACCTGCTGTTCCTGAACTAA
- a CDS encoding DUF3794 and LysM peptidoglycan-binding domain-containing protein, with product MDTELNFEQISCYDLLAKAVTTHEETTETTLPDYCATASRILEAAGQLLVREKQASEGIVRGEARVTVLYLSEETEGLQSVTVAVPFTCELSDPKLRECQMLQVHSRLLLCEAKPITGRRLYLRVIPELTVLGFGQKQLRFCCEARGKGLQVRKRGQELCLLAAAEERSCTTAQEFDGGADQVEEILLSRMVPSITGCQQIGSKLAVKGELCVSAMLRLADRKLRETVQTVPFSQILDGFTAVENGTWQVEAETAEWDLRLVRSEGGCRMGLTARITFRVFAYQKREISYVTDLYSTCQALTAETETVRFSRRCSPVCAREWAEELLESGGGTLFAYVTAFDCGGVIARCDGGRTELSTTVRMRILYQDESGAPVTAERSRELSTTVEATPDAAWLSCGIAELRGSAGTCQVRVPVCFYGLTGEETELRTVTAVKESEESQETRPSLVLRRAKCGECLWDMAKQHGSSEEAIRQYNHMEDDSLPEGMLLIPVLRK from the coding sequence GTGGACACGGAACTGAATTTTGAGCAGATCTCTTGCTATGACTTACTGGCCAAGGCGGTAACGACCCACGAGGAGACAACGGAGACAACTCTGCCTGACTACTGCGCCACGGCGTCAAGGATACTGGAGGCTGCGGGACAACTCTTGGTGCGGGAAAAGCAGGCATCGGAGGGAATAGTCCGGGGCGAAGCCCGGGTGACGGTGCTTTATCTCTCTGAGGAGACGGAGGGGCTGCAAAGCGTGACGGTGGCGGTACCCTTTACCTGTGAGCTCAGCGACCCTAAGCTGCGAGAGTGCCAAATGCTGCAGGTACATAGCCGGCTGCTTTTATGTGAGGCGAAACCCATCACCGGGCGAAGGCTCTACCTGCGTGTGATCCCGGAGCTGACGGTCCTGGGCTTCGGGCAGAAGCAGCTCCGATTCTGCTGTGAGGCCCGGGGAAAAGGCTTGCAGGTGCGAAAAAGAGGGCAGGAGCTTTGCCTGCTGGCGGCGGCGGAGGAAAGAAGCTGCACCACGGCCCAGGAATTTGACGGCGGGGCAGACCAGGTGGAGGAAATTCTTCTGAGCCGGATGGTTCCCAGCATCACCGGCTGCCAGCAGATCGGCAGTAAGCTGGCGGTGAAGGGAGAGCTGTGCGTGTCGGCTATGCTGCGCCTGGCGGACAGAAAGCTCCGGGAAACGGTGCAGACGGTGCCATTTTCCCAAATATTGGATGGCTTTACCGCAGTGGAGAACGGCACCTGGCAGGTGGAGGCAGAGACGGCAGAGTGGGACCTGCGGCTGGTGCGCAGCGAGGGCGGCTGCCGCATGGGTCTAACGGCACGGATCACCTTCCGGGTGTTTGCCTACCAGAAGCGGGAGATTTCCTATGTAACGGACCTGTATAGCACCTGTCAGGCTCTGACAGCGGAGACGGAGACGGTACGCTTTAGCCGGCGCTGCAGCCCGGTGTGTGCCCGGGAATGGGCGGAGGAGCTTCTTGAATCCGGAGGGGGGACACTGTTTGCCTATGTGACGGCCTTTGACTGCGGCGGAGTCATTGCCCGGTGTGACGGGGGGCGAACAGAGCTTTCCACTACCGTGCGTATGCGAATTCTCTACCAGGACGAAAGCGGCGCACCGGTTACGGCAGAGCGGAGCCGGGAATTGAGCACTACAGTGGAGGCTACCCCAGACGCGGCATGGCTTTCCTGCGGCATTGCAGAGCTGCGGGGAAGCGCGGGGACCTGCCAGGTGCGTGTGCCGGTATGCTTTTACGGCCTGACCGGGGAAGAAACAGAGCTGCGAACCGTGACGGCGGTGAAGGAGTCCGAGGAAAGCCAAGAGACAAGGCCTTCTTTGGTGCTGCGGCGGGCAAAGTGCGGTGAATGCCTGTGGGACATGGCCAAGCAGCACGGCAGCAGCGAAGAAGCCATACGGCAGTACAATCACATGGAGGATGACAGCTTGCCGGAGGGAATGCTGCTGATTCCGGTGCTGCGAAAGTAG
- a CDS encoding amino acid ABC transporter ATP-binding protein, whose product MNILEIKNVKKSFNDSTLHVLKDISLTVAQGEVVAIIGPSGSGKSTLLRCATLLTKMDSGDLLYSGDYAAKTNEQGVSVYADKQQLKKIRSRFGLVFQNFNLFPHFSVLKNLTDAPIQVLGRSKEEAEKKAMALLEKMGLADKADAYPCQLSGGQQQRVAIARALAMEPEILFFDEPTSALDPELTGEILKVIRQLAEEHMTMVIVTHEMSFARDVADRVIFMDGGVIVEQGDPKEVISNPKEERTRQFLSRFAQN is encoded by the coding sequence ATGAATATTTTGGAAATCAAAAATGTAAAAAAGAGCTTTAATGACTCCACGCTCCATGTCCTCAAGGACATCAGTCTCACCGTAGCCCAGGGCGAGGTGGTGGCCATCATCGGCCCCTCCGGCAGCGGAAAGTCCACCCTCCTGCGCTGCGCCACCCTACTTACGAAGATGGACAGCGGTGACCTGCTCTATTCCGGAGACTATGCCGCCAAAACCAATGAGCAGGGCGTGTCCGTCTATGCCGACAAGCAGCAGCTCAAGAAAATCCGCAGCCGCTTTGGTTTGGTTTTTCAAAACTTCAACCTCTTCCCCCACTTCTCCGTGCTGAAGAACCTCACCGACGCGCCCATTCAGGTGCTGGGCCGCAGTAAAGAGGAGGCGGAAAAGAAAGCCATGGCTTTGCTGGAAAAGATGGGCCTGGCGGATAAGGCCGATGCCTATCCCTGTCAGCTCTCCGGCGGTCAGCAGCAGCGGGTGGCCATTGCCCGAGCCCTGGCTATGGAGCCGGAAATTCTCTTCTTCGATGAGCCCACCTCCGCCTTGGACCCGGAGCTGACCGGTGAGATTCTCAAGGTCATACGCCAGTTGGCCGAAGAGCACATGACCATGGTTATCGTCACCCACGAAATGAGCTTTGCTCGGGATGTGGCAGACCGCGTCATCTTCATGGACGGCGGCGTCATCGTGGAGCAGGGCGACCCCAAGGAGGTCATCTCCAACCCCAAGGAGGAGCGCACCCGTCAATTTCTCTCCCGCTTTGCCCAAAACTGA
- a CDS encoding amino acid ABC transporter permease produces the protein MTLSTMILKMSEGLGNTCAIFFLTLLFSLPLGMIFALLRMSKSKAVSSVMRFIISVLRGTPLMLQLLAVTYGPHYLFPDMGVARNKLIPVVIAFAINYAAYFAEIYRGGIESMPVGQYEAAGVLGYTKVQTFMRIILPQVVKRIMPSITNEVVTLVKDTSIAFCVSYEELFTIGKQIANSQTSFMPFLIAGVFYFLFNGIVDVVMGRIEKHMDYYQ, from the coding sequence ATGACATTATCCACCATGATCCTGAAAATGAGCGAGGGTCTCGGCAATACCTGTGCCATTTTCTTTCTGACCCTGCTGTTTTCCCTGCCCCTGGGCATGATTTTCGCCCTTCTGCGCATGAGTAAGAGCAAGGCCGTGTCCTCTGTGATGCGCTTTATCATCTCCGTTCTGCGCGGCACGCCCCTGATGCTCCAGCTTTTGGCGGTCACCTATGGCCCGCACTATCTGTTTCCGGACATGGGCGTGGCCCGAAATAAGCTCATTCCCGTGGTCATCGCCTTTGCCATTAACTACGCCGCCTACTTCGCGGAAATTTACCGCGGCGGCATCGAGTCCATGCCCGTGGGGCAGTACGAGGCCGCCGGGGTCCTGGGCTATACCAAGGTTCAGACCTTTATGCGTATCATTTTGCCCCAAGTGGTCAAGCGCATTATGCCCAGCATCACCAACGAGGTGGTCACCCTGGTGAAGGACACCTCTATTGCCTTCTGCGTGTCCTATGAGGAGCTGTTCACCATCGGCAAGCAGATTGCCAACTCCCAGACCAGCTTCATGCCCTTCCTTATCGCAGGTGTGTTCTACTTCCTGTTCAACGGCATCGTGGATGTGGTCATGGGCCGCATCGAAAAACACATGGATTATTATCAATAA
- the murD gene encoding UDP-N-acetylmuramoyl-L-alanine--D-glutamate ligase, which yields MTLREYLDSLKDKTVAVIGIGVSNTPLLRLLLREKIRVTACDKRDRAALGALAEELEKDGCRLQLGEDYLRGLDQDVIFRTPGLRPDVPELLAAAERGSEITSEMEVFFKVCPCTLIAVTGSDGKTTTTTIIAELLKAAGNTVHVGGNIGNPLLCQADEMQAGDYAVLELSSFQLMTMQQSPHIAVVTNLAPNHLDIHKSMEEYVAAKENIFRYQSAGDVAVFNLDNDITREQGGRAPGQVRYFSRREEPGEGVFLRGQDIISRMDGRERVIMTTEDIRLPGLHNVENYMAAIAAVDGLVPDEIIKKFAREFNGVEHRIELVRTYHGARFYNDSIASSPSRTIAGLRSFKEKVILIAGGYDKHIPFDVLGPEVVAHVKLLVLCGATAGKIRAAVEAAPGYRVGCPEIVEVTPFEKAVEFARDRAQSGDVVTLSPACAAFDQFKNFMERGKTFKSIVNGWEE from the coding sequence ATGACACTGAGGGAGTATTTAGATTCGCTGAAAGATAAGACTGTGGCCGTCATCGGCATTGGGGTGAGCAACACACCGCTGCTGCGGCTTCTGCTGCGGGAAAAGATCCGGGTCACGGCCTGTGACAAGCGGGATCGAGCCGCCCTGGGGGCGCTGGCGGAGGAGCTGGAAAAGGATGGCTGCCGTTTGCAGTTGGGGGAGGACTATCTCCGGGGCCTGGACCAGGATGTGATCTTTCGCACGCCGGGGCTGCGACCCGATGTACCGGAGCTGCTGGCAGCTGCGGAGCGGGGCAGTGAGATTACCTCGGAGATGGAGGTATTTTTTAAGGTGTGCCCCTGTACACTGATTGCGGTGACGGGGTCCGACGGCAAGACCACCACCACAACCATCATCGCAGAGCTCCTGAAGGCCGCCGGGAACACCGTTCATGTGGGCGGGAATATCGGCAATCCTCTGCTGTGTCAGGCAGACGAAATGCAGGCAGGGGACTATGCGGTGCTGGAGCTCTCCAGCTTCCAGCTTATGACCATGCAGCAGAGCCCCCATATTGCGGTGGTGACGAATCTGGCCCCTAACCATCTGGATATACACAAGAGTATGGAGGAATATGTGGCGGCCAAGGAGAATATTTTCCGCTACCAATCCGCCGGGGATGTGGCCGTATTTAACCTGGACAATGATATCACCCGGGAGCAGGGGGGCAGAGCTCCGGGGCAAGTACGGTATTTCAGCCGTCGGGAGGAGCCTGGAGAGGGTGTTTTCCTCCGGGGGCAGGATATTATAAGCCGCATGGACGGCCGAGAAAGGGTCATTATGACCACGGAGGACATTCGGCTGCCGGGGCTGCACAATGTAGAAAACTACATGGCCGCCATCGCTGCGGTGGACGGCTTGGTGCCGGACGAGATCATTAAGAAATTCGCCCGGGAATTTAACGGTGTGGAGCATCGCATCGAATTGGTGCGGACCTATCACGGGGCGCGGTTTTACAACGACTCCATTGCCAGCAGTCCCTCCCGGACCATTGCGGGGCTGCGATCCTTTAAGGAGAAGGTCATCCTCATTGCCGGTGGATACGACAAGCATATTCCTTTCGATGTGCTGGGCCCGGAGGTGGTCGCGCATGTGAAGCTGCTGGTGCTTTGCGGCGCCACAGCAGGGAAGATACGCGCTGCGGTGGAGGCTGCGCCGGGTTACCGGGTGGGCTGCCCTGAAATCGTTGAGGTGACGCCCTTTGAAAAAGCGGTGGAGTTTGCCCGAGACCGGGCCCAAAGCGGCGATGTGGTGACCCTTTCTCCGGCCTGCGCGGCTTTTGACCAGTTTAAAAACTTCATGGAACGGGGTAAAACTTTTAAGTCAATCGTAAACGGCTGGGAGGAATAA